The nucleotide sequence AATTCGGAACTGAAATCATTTGTTGCACTCTGCAGTTCCTTGAATTTGTAAACCTTGAATGATTGTGCTATGTCGGATATGATCTCTGACAATGTTTCTGAATCTTCCTCCAACTTCTTCCCCTGTTGTTTCTCAATTGCTTCAAAGCTCTTAGACACAATCACAGAAttgcctttcttcttcttctttctgatTTTGTGAAAATGCTTCCTGAAAATGATGGAGAAGAGGACTAAAACTAAGACTACACCTCCGACAACTCCGACAACCACATAGACCCAAGTCTTGCTTGAACTTCCACCAGAAGAAGACGGAGGCGGCTGCGATGGCGACAGAGACGGAGGCGGTGGAGTCATAACCGTTTGTGAACTTGATGGCTTTTCTTGAAGGGGAACCAGAAGTGTGGTAAAAGGATTGATGGTTGGTTTCTGGGAAGAAAGGCTATTAGCTTCAAGAATTGTTTCAATGGTAACACCAAATCTTTCACTAATGTGAGAAACATCATCCCCAAAGGAAACTAAGTAACTCAATAGGTACTTGAAACCTTTCTCTGTTTGATTCTTTGTAGGACAAGCACATCTAAGAGGAACTCTAAGTTTATCACCGGGTGAAAGCTTTAACTCATCGATTTTGTTTTGATCCTTCATAGCTTGACATGTTGAAAGGCCTTCAAAAGTGTTGTTAGCAATGATGAAATAGTTGTCGCCACTTTGGACCTTATAAGAAGTGTTATACTGATAATACTGATTAGCAAAACAGGAACAGTTTACAGGAACAATCACCAGCTTGTTTATTTCAAAGGTTGCGTTCTGGGAAACGGAATTCGCTTTGGAAAGCTGGGTGGGATCAATGTTCAACAAAGAAGAAATTGTAGGAACAGAGTTGTAGTTGATTTGAGACTCGAAGGTAAGGTAAGATTGGCAACTAGGTTTCAAGCCATTGCAAGTGTAACCGAGGATTGAATTTGAGTTAAGAGTTTGGGAACATGCAGTTGTGGCCACACCAATGTAAGGTTGCTGAGCTAGAATCACATAGAAATGATACAATAAGGACAAGGTGAGGACATGGATAATGATGGTAAAGGATTGCATTCTGAGTGAGGAAGAGGGAAGGATATGGAGGAACAAGGTGACGAATAAAGAAGTGTTATAGAGAATAATTATAGGTTGCATTATTTTTCGTTTAAATGTGGTCCTTTATTTTATTGATTTGGTCTGAATTTAATATTGCAAACGCGCAGTGTCTTCAAATTGCTGGTCAGAATTGGTTGTTAGAAATATTCTCTTGCTCTTGCACAACAGGCTGGATTGGGCATTTTAGACCGGGCTTTTGAACAAGTCTCTCTTATGATAGTTTGTGTGCAATTCAatcaacttatatatatataatatagtcaTTTTAGTATATTTATGTTATAATGATTAGAGTAGTTATGATATTCTCTAACTTTGATATTCACCAATATAATTATCTCATTATAATAATAGAAACTTATATATTTACTATTCTTATATATTAGTAGCATATGAAAGAGGGAGGAGAAAAGTTTAATATAAAGAGAGGAAGAAGATTTTATTGTTGTGTGTATGTTACGTGAGGATTCGTCCTCTATTTATACATACAAATATTCAATCATTCAACCTTTCATTAACTTTCAATTTGCCTTGAAAAATTATTCCTTCAGTATAGGAAAAGTTAGCCCCCAATCTCATAAATGggcatttaatttgtttttatcacAACACTCCTTCTTAGATGCTCATTTATGaatatgcctcgttaaaaccttactaaagaaaaacccagtgggaaaaaaccttagtgaaggaaaaagagtacaatatcctttagtgatggggactgcctcattaaaaaccttgtcaagaaaaactcaatgggaaaaaacctgatcaaggaaaaaagagtacagtctcccctttttgtcgacatcatttaatgtcttgaaaccggcgcatcccaatctcatgtaccaatctttcaaaggaggattttgggagtgactttgtgaataaatctgtcaAATTATCACTTGAGCagatctgttggatatcaattgtcccttgattttgaagatcatgagtgaagaagaatttgggagaaatatgctttgttctatcacccttGATGTATCTgactttaagttgagcaatgcatgctgtattatcttcaaacaggacagttggagctatcttataatcaaccagtccacatgatgacagaatatattgaatcagacttttgagccaaaaacactcgcgactagcttcatgaatcgctagtatttcggcatgattagaggatgttgcagcaatcgtctgtttcgtggacctccatgatatagttgtaccccatatgtgaacagatatcctgtttgagatctccctttatgtggatcagacaagtatccagcatctgcataaccaactaattgtgacttggatccatagggataaaacaattcCATATCAACTgtcccatgaagatatcgaaagatttgcttgattccactccaatgtctctggtaggagaggaactataccttgctagtaaatttacagcaaatgatatatcaggtAGTGTATTATTAGCAAAATACATTAgcactccaatggcactaagatatggtacttcaggaccaaggatatcttcattcttttctttaggacggaattgatccttctccacatccaaagatcttacgatcattggggtactcaagggatgtgacttatccatataaaatcttttcaagatcttctctgtgtatgttatttgatgaataaatatccaattttttatatgctcgatctgcaggccgagacaaaatttagtccttccaagatctttcatctcaaactcttcttttagagtttttataattgttggaatctcttccggagtcccaatgatatttaaatcatcaacgtacacagcaattataatgaatccagatgcagatttttttatgaaaacacatggacagatattatcattcttgaatccatttttggccagatactcagtaagacgattataccacattcctctatattgctttagaccatataaagatctttgcaatttgactgagtataacccttgcgaatattcattggatggtttagatatctttagtcattcagggactttcatatagatatcccgatctaatgagccgtataagtaggttgttaccacatccattaaatgcatatgtagtttatgatatgcagataaactgaccaaataacgcaatgttatcgcatccactatagGGGAATacatttcttcataatctatatcgggcctttgtgaaaaatcttgtgctacaagtcgagctttgtagcgcacaactttatttttctcatttcattttctcacaaatactcatcggtatccaacaggttttacatcttcaggtgtacggactacaggtccaaagacttcacgttttgcaagtgagtctaactcagccttcatggcttctttccattttggccaatcatttctttgtcgacattcttcgactaatcttggctcaagatccttactttcatgcatgatatttaatgctacattatatgcaaatatttcattgacaattgtcttatttcggtcccatttctctcctgtaaagacataatttatcgagatctcgtcattttcacaattttcaggtacctgaacgtcttctggcgttaaaattatatcagaattttggacaactgcaggtgtctttactatgtatttttcaacaagaatagtatttacctcttttctctttcgaggatttttgtctttggaaccgacaggcctgccacgcttctgacgtgtatttgcttcggtggcaatttgtccaactgagacatcaattcgaattggagtATTTTGCGCTGGTATATAcgacttggttatcctctttgtatcagaaaatacatcaggcaattcatttgctattctttgcaaatgtataattttttaaacttctagttcacattgccctgatcgaagatctaaatgcatcaaggatgatgcattccaattaagtttcttttcaggaagcttattctctccccctaatgttggaaattttgattcatcaaaatgacaatatacaaaccgggctttaaatacatctccagtttgtatttcaagatacctcactatagaaggagaatcatatccaacatatattcccaattttctttgggatcccattttggtgcgattaggtggtgcaatgggaacatatattgcacacccaaataatcttaaatggaaaatatttggctgctggccaaaagctaattgcataggagaaaactgatggtaactcgttggcctcaaatgaataagtgctgcggcatgtaaaatagcatgccccaaaccaaggttgggagatttgttctcataagtaagggtctagcaattaattggaggcgtttaataagtgattctgctaacccatttcgTGTGTGAatataagctactggatgttcaacacttattccattagccatacaataagcatcaaaagcttgggaagtaaattcaccaacaTTAtaaagacgaattgctttgattggattttctggaaattgtgcttttaatcgaataatttgagccagtaatctcgcaaacgccaggttgcgagaagataataagcacacatgtgaccatctcgaagatgcgtctattaggaccataaaatatataaaagattcacatggtggatgaataggtccacatatatcaccttgaatcctttctaggaatttaggggactcaaatccaatctttactggtgatggccttaaaattaactttccttgagaacatgcagcacaacaaaattcactagttttaagaatcttctgattctttagtgaatgtccatgtgagttttcaataattctcctcatcatggttgttcccggatgacccaatcggtcgtgccaaattatgaattcatttgggctagtaaacttctggtttacaatggcatgtgattcaattgcactaatcttggtgtaatataacccagatgagagtgaagggtaatttttctaatataactttcttatttgaatcatgagttgttatatataaatactcatgatttccctcattcattgtctcaatatgatatccatttcggcgaatatttttgaaactcaacaagttcctcagagacttggtagataatagtgcattatttattataaatttgttcctccaggaaacaaaattatagctcttccggagccttctatcacattgcctgagccaataatagtattaacacattcttcttttgTCACCAGATggttaaaatatatatcacttttgagaatggtgtgcaaacttgcactatccgcaaggcatacatcttcattatatattcttgccattctcttcaaagacaaataataataaaatgagtagtatgcacagttaaattgaaaACTTGAtcgaaattatttttctaagaaatactgtacataaaaataatgtcatatactaaaattttattttaaaacttggcacatttaatgatttcaaaattcataaacattaatatttcattatttatatacatcacatttgaaacttaaatacatagaaaataaaacttaacaataagttctttacattatttatttacatggataCTTAACAATTTCACATattattattggttgttaacaaaaaaattataaaaacaatatatacttaacaaaaaattatcaaattttaagaataataatatctcatttttctaatcatgcttgcaaaaaattgcatcaaaatttaatctctaatgtattttttgataaatacatatttaatgttagataatcttgcaaaaaatttaacattaaatatgtattcctcaaaaaatacattagaggttgaattttgatgcaattttttgcaaatatgattaaaaaaattagtattaTTATTCTTAAAGTTTGATAATTTTTTGCTAAGTATatctttttttgtgattttttaaaaatattattggtcgttaacaaaaaaattaaaaaaatatattcttaacgaaaaatcaccaaattttaaggataataatatctcatttttataatcatgcttgcaaaaaatcgcatcaaaatttaatctctaaggtattttttgaaaatatatatttattgttgAACATTTTTGTCgcgttttaaaattatttgaaagCATTTTTGTTCGATAGTAAAATTCAGGTACATTTTTGTTAGCATTTGAATAATTAAGGGACGTTTTTGTGGTTCAATTTTTTCGATATGGAAAGCGTGTGTGTGTCTTCCCCAGATATAGATCTGTGGGGCAAATTTTTTGTTAGTGTCAGATCCTAGAACTCCGTGTTGTTAATagtgtataatttttttatgaaatgagTTATAAAATCGCAGGTCTGATTTCCATTCGATTCTGACACCACACCAATGTAAAGTTTCCTCCTTTCCACAACCGAGTGCAACACCAGCTAGGCTTCGATGTACAAATTAAAAAGCGCGTTTTTGTTGGTTAAttctattatattttattaatttaaaattttaaatagaaaatattccgagatatacattaaaaattaaaaatcctcaTTCAAACACGTGTTAGCATATTATTGAGGGAGGCCAACAAAACAATTAAATAACCGGTCCCACCAACTATGCATCTACATCGTCTTTGGTTTTTTCTCTAATCTCTCAAACCCTTTCTTCACAATTTCTTCACTGAAAAGATTTAGCCACTTGGTAAGTTAGTAGTACCCACAAGACCAAAATGACCAGAGGACCCCATGAACCATACCCTCCACCGCCACAACCACCAGGTGCTCACGATCAATGAACattttcttctttgtttcctTGTATTCTTGTTTCTATATATACAAATCGTTTCTGTAATTTTCGAAGGCACTGGAAACTTTTCTTATGAAATCAGTGGATTTTTTTTCTACCTAGGTTACGGATCTCCTTATCCACCCCCACCACCACAACCGGGGTTCCCATCGACAGCGCCACACGAACTATACCCTCCGGCGCCGCCACCACCGCAGCCACATACTGGGTACCCGCCGCCACGGCCGCCGCAGTCTCCACACCCACCACGCTATCAAGGATACCAGGGTTATTTCAATAGCGGGTATCCACCGCCACCTCCGCCGCACTCTCATGTCGTCGGACATCACcatcatgatgatgatggctGTTTTTCAGTCTTGAGAGGCTGgtatgatttttcttttctttttttttttcattttatttttccaatttactGCTTGGATAATTAATAATGGATTATTAAAATTCTTAGTTAATTTAAAGTGAAATTCTTAGCCTGTGGACTGTAGCTTAGATGGTATTTCTTCTTGTAGTTATAAGTGAGGCTGGTTAAAGTTCAGACAAGAGTCAAATTGGTTTCCCAAATTTCCATTCAGTCAAAATATTCAATAGCCTGTTGCTAGAACTTAGTATTGCACATCAGCATGGGTCAAACTGCGTCAAGATAGAGAAAATGGATTAAGGACTAAGTTGGGTTAGGGACTAATGTGATGATCATAGTTAATTTGTTACTCATTCTTCTATGTAAAGGTGTTCCCTTCTTCTATGTGAGGTGGAGCGTAGGTAAGAGCAAAGACTAGATAGAATGTGGAACACGTTCCTGGTCGCTTACCAGCTTTTTACTGTTGCCTCCTATAGATATGGAAGGTAGCTTGCTTCTCTTCTCCTGGGTGGCTACCTGAACATGTTAATCTTGAAGGATCCATTTGAGCATTTACTCAACCCTTTCATAACTAAATATATTGGTCCATGGAAGAAAGCAGAAATCTAGACAACATTCATTTcttttatctaattatatttccaTATAGAGGAGAGTAAGTGagggaaggaaaaagaaaatctgaCACTAGCTGTACGCTTCCTTTGTCGCCGTGGGTCTTGAAAATTCTCATGGTTGTAGCTCCTTTCTCGTAAGGGGCATTATTGAACTTTCCAAACTACTAGGTTTTGATTTTATTGGATTACACCATAGCCGCAAGCATGTTATCTTTCTAGCTTTTACCCTCTTTCTTCCACAGGATTAGGCTGTTAGGTTGAGGGAGTTAGTTACCTGCGACCATCAGAATGTTCCATCACAGAATCAGTTGCTATGCTCGAAGTTTCAAACCTTAAATTTTATCGCGGAATCTGGATGATAAGAGAAAACGTTCATGTGCTCCCAAGAACTACTTATACTTGGTACATATTCAGTTTTGGTATGAAAACCAATGAATGGTACCCATACGCCCCATAAGCATTACACATCTAATCATTATCTCAATCGATTATTTGGTTgataaaattttgattttgtgTGTGATATCCACATTGCATAGAGAGATTCAATCATATGTAACATGCACAATGCATTTCTGCTTTCAAAATATATTAAAAGGATAATCTActaatctaaattaaaatgattaCTTTTTGTTCAAGGTCTGAACCAAGACTTAACATTTCATTGATGAATTCCTCCTCATTTACGGGAAAGAAATATGTAATTCTTGAGTAGTCTATCTTATTGGAACTTTTCTATCTGTCTCGCTAACCAAACACATTATGCGTCTCTCTATTTGTATATTTTTGTCCCTTGTCTAATGTACCAAACACTTCCAACAGGTTTCCTTCTCTATACTATGTGTCATTCCTTGATCTCTCAGGTCCAAATTTTAGGATGGATAGACTTGTGCAATCTTGTAGCACTTACCATGAGGCGTCTTGTATTATTCAAAAGAAATCTATTGAAGACACTATGGTAGCATTTGgaagagacagagactgaaataagtctctgtattgtgtttggtgtaaaaGTGTACAGGACTGAGTTATGTCTTAGTAttctatttgttttttttttttttgtgactagtaTCCTATTCAGTTTAAAATAAATACAGAGACTTAAATaagtaaaattactaaaatatcctcattaattaaaaaaattaaaaagaacctTACTTACCCCCTAGTCTTTCTCCTCTCTTCACTGAATCTCAACAATCACACCCCTTATTCCGCTCTCTTCTTTGCTTCGCTACATATTCCACTCTTCATCGCCGATTCCAATGGCTTCTGCCTCCGTCAATAACAATCACACCCCTTATTCCAATGCTCTTTCTCGCACTCCCATCGCCGTCGCCCAGCACCCACGTCGTTCTCGCGCTCTGTCGCCGTCGCCTAGCACCCACGTCTTCTCGCACCCTCACGCTCTCTCTCGCACTCCGTCACTGTCACCCAGCACCCGTCGGCGGCTCCTCTTTCTGCGCCGCTGTCTCCTCCTTCCTTcctctcctttcttctcttctcccgcTGTTCTGATTTTGagatatatttgatattattgttgttggtattattgttttgattttgaTAGTGTTGATATTATTGTTGTTGGTAATGATGGATGCAAGGAGGGATGATGGCTGAAGTAGTAGGAATGAGAGATGGGGTGGAGTTGGGATGTGAGAGATGGTGGTCCTTGCAGCGGCGATAGGGCAGAGGTGGTGGTTGAAGAACTGAACGAGGGTAAACTTGGAATTAATAATTTGGGATAAGGGTATTTTGGGAAGAAATTATAGGTT is from Arachis ipaensis cultivar K30076 chromosome B01, Araip1.1, whole genome shotgun sequence and encodes:
- the LOC107626052 gene encoding lysM domain receptor-like kinase 4, whose amino-acid sequence is MQPIIILYNTSLFVTLFLHILPSSSLRMQSFTIIIHVLTLSLLYHFYVILAQQPYIGVATTACSQTLNSNSILGYTCNGLKPSCQSYLTFESQINYNSVPTISSLLNIDPTQLSKANSVSQNATFEINKLVIVPVNCSCFANQYYQYNTSYKVQSGDNYFIIANNTFEGLSTCQAMKDQNKIDELKLSPGDKLRVPLRCACPTKNQTEKGFKYLLSYLVSFGDDVSHISERFGVTIETILEANSLSSQKPTINPFTTLLVPLQEKPSSSQTVMTPPPPSLSPSQPPPSSSGGSSSKTWVYVVVGVVGGVVLVLVLFSIIFRKHFHKIRKKKKKGNSVIVSKSFEAIEKQQGKKLEEDSETLSEIISDIAQSFKVYKFKELQSATNDFSSELLIKGSVYRGLINGDLAAIKKINRDVSKEVQLLNKVNHSNVIRLSGVSFNEGHWYLVYEYAANGPLSDCIFMENGQFLSWKQRIKIALDVATGLDYLHSFTSPPFIHKDLKCDNILLDADFRAKIANFGLARSIQGEEDEFSMTRHIVGTRNYMAPEYLQNGIVSTKLDVYAFGVMVVEILTGRDVAAIYAEYDKKNLEEILSSIVKEEGDHERLKEFMDPSLKGNYATEHAVFIIGMIEKCIKKDPASRPSMQDIVSSLSKALDSLNWESLVNISG
- the LOC107626061 gene encoding cysteine-rich and transmembrane domain-containing protein A encodes the protein MTRGPHEPYPPPPQPPGYGSPYPPPPPQPGFPSTAPHELYPPAPPPPQPHTGYPPPRPPQSPHPPRYQGYQGYFNSGYPPPPPPHSHVVGHHHHDDDGCFSVLRGCVAALCCCCLLEECCRCCF